From a single Apium graveolens cultivar Ventura chromosome 2, ASM990537v1, whole genome shotgun sequence genomic region:
- the LOC141707636 gene encoding uncharacterized protein LOC141707636 isoform X1, whose amino-acid sequence MLEFVMLALNLYNQNSPRKIELLKIGCVTPMNLSPCRLFHINFMGKNIDDGDDASKEMFFTEISKSSTAGVSVRLCVSLGPINSLSGSGDKLNGCCYCRLYNNVWHPKSGGFVRGGDASYRTVQDICNIDQNNTIPDYEKHLTMTKQVSRSCEPKKNSENIAELVDETSLYATEALKFYNQGRHMMYELVKPGFVTCVILPTCLLFHVNFKAKETDVATPVEKIFFAELIGTSGAFSCKRCVILQPIDFITGDKTGDITNGCYYCHELNNVHHPTHGQFVRGGDSLYKPDKELELKGSFA is encoded by the exons ATGCTGGAATTTGTAATGCTAGCCTTGAACTTGTATAACCAAAATTCA CCTCGAAAAATTGAACTGCTGAAGATTGGTTGTGTTACACCAATGAACCTGTCCCCATGCAGGCTTTTCCATATCAACTTTATGGGTAAGAATATTGATGATGGTGATGATGCTTCAAAGGAGATGTTTTTTACCGAGATTTCAAAATCTTCCACTGCCGGGGTTTCTGTCAGGCTATGTGTATCATTGGGACCAATAAACTCTCTTTCCGGTTCAG GAGATAAATTGAATGGTTGCTGTTATTGTCGCCTCTATAACAATGTTTGGCATCCTAAAAGTGGAGGTTTTGTACGTGGCGGAGATGCATCGTACAGAACAGTACAGGACATATGTAACATCGACCAGAACAATACAATTCCTGATTACGAGAAGCACTTAACCAT GACTAAACAAGTTTCCCGGTCCTGTGAACCCAAAAAGAACAGCGAGAACATAGCGGAACTAGTTGATGAAACAAGCCTGTATGCAACTGAAGCCTTGAAGTTCTACAACCAAGGACGA CATATGATGTATGAACTGGTGAAGCCGGGTTTTGTTACTTGTGTGATCCTGCCGACATGCTTACTTTTCCATGTCAACTTCAAGGCTAAGGAGACTGATGTTGCCACTCCGGTGGAGAAGATTTTTTTCGCCGAATTGATAGGTACCAGCGGGGCTTTTTCCTGTAAGCGTTGCGTGATCCTGCAGCCAATAGACTTTATTACAG GAGATAAAACAGGAGATATAACAAATGGCTGCTATTATTGCCACGAGCTTAACAATGTTCACCATCCTACACATGGACAATTCGTTCGTGGTGGTGATTCATTGTACAAGCCAGACAAAGAATTGGAGTTAAAGGGTTCCTTTGCTTAG
- the LOC141707636 gene encoding uncharacterized protein LOC141707636 isoform X3 codes for MGKNIDDGDDASKEMFFTEISKSSTAGVSVRLCVSLGPINSLSGSGDKLNGCCYCRLYNNVWHPKSGGFVRGGDASYRTVQDICNIDQNNTIPDYEKHLTMTKQVSRSCEPKKNSENIAELVDETSLYATEALKFYNQGRHMMYELVKPGFVTCVILPTCLLFHVNFKAKETDVATPVEKIFFAELIGTSGAFSCKRCVILQPIDFITGDKTGDITNGCYYCHELNNVHHPTHGQFVRGGDSLYKPDKELELKGSFA; via the exons ATGGGTAAGAATATTGATGATGGTGATGATGCTTCAAAGGAGATGTTTTTTACCGAGATTTCAAAATCTTCCACTGCCGGGGTTTCTGTCAGGCTATGTGTATCATTGGGACCAATAAACTCTCTTTCCGGTTCAG GAGATAAATTGAATGGTTGCTGTTATTGTCGCCTCTATAACAATGTTTGGCATCCTAAAAGTGGAGGTTTTGTACGTGGCGGAGATGCATCGTACAGAACAGTACAGGACATATGTAACATCGACCAGAACAATACAATTCCTGATTACGAGAAGCACTTAACCAT GACTAAACAAGTTTCCCGGTCCTGTGAACCCAAAAAGAACAGCGAGAACATAGCGGAACTAGTTGATGAAACAAGCCTGTATGCAACTGAAGCCTTGAAGTTCTACAACCAAGGACGA CATATGATGTATGAACTGGTGAAGCCGGGTTTTGTTACTTGTGTGATCCTGCCGACATGCTTACTTTTCCATGTCAACTTCAAGGCTAAGGAGACTGATGTTGCCACTCCGGTGGAGAAGATTTTTTTCGCCGAATTGATAGGTACCAGCGGGGCTTTTTCCTGTAAGCGTTGCGTGATCCTGCAGCCAATAGACTTTATTACAG GAGATAAAACAGGAGATATAACAAATGGCTGCTATTATTGCCACGAGCTTAACAATGTTCACCATCCTACACATGGACAATTCGTTCGTGGTGGTGATTCATTGTACAAGCCAGACAAAGAATTGGAGTTAAAGGGTTCCTTTGCTTAG
- the LOC141707636 gene encoding uncharacterized protein LOC141707636 isoform X2 translates to MLEFPRKIELLKIGCVTPMNLSPCRLFHINFMGKNIDDGDDASKEMFFTEISKSSTAGVSVRLCVSLGPINSLSGSGDKLNGCCYCRLYNNVWHPKSGGFVRGGDASYRTVQDICNIDQNNTIPDYEKHLTMTKQVSRSCEPKKNSENIAELVDETSLYATEALKFYNQGRHMMYELVKPGFVTCVILPTCLLFHVNFKAKETDVATPVEKIFFAELIGTSGAFSCKRCVILQPIDFITGDKTGDITNGCYYCHELNNVHHPTHGQFVRGGDSLYKPDKELELKGSFA, encoded by the exons ATGCTGGAATTT CCTCGAAAAATTGAACTGCTGAAGATTGGTTGTGTTACACCAATGAACCTGTCCCCATGCAGGCTTTTCCATATCAACTTTATGGGTAAGAATATTGATGATGGTGATGATGCTTCAAAGGAGATGTTTTTTACCGAGATTTCAAAATCTTCCACTGCCGGGGTTTCTGTCAGGCTATGTGTATCATTGGGACCAATAAACTCTCTTTCCGGTTCAG GAGATAAATTGAATGGTTGCTGTTATTGTCGCCTCTATAACAATGTTTGGCATCCTAAAAGTGGAGGTTTTGTACGTGGCGGAGATGCATCGTACAGAACAGTACAGGACATATGTAACATCGACCAGAACAATACAATTCCTGATTACGAGAAGCACTTAACCAT GACTAAACAAGTTTCCCGGTCCTGTGAACCCAAAAAGAACAGCGAGAACATAGCGGAACTAGTTGATGAAACAAGCCTGTATGCAACTGAAGCCTTGAAGTTCTACAACCAAGGACGA CATATGATGTATGAACTGGTGAAGCCGGGTTTTGTTACTTGTGTGATCCTGCCGACATGCTTACTTTTCCATGTCAACTTCAAGGCTAAGGAGACTGATGTTGCCACTCCGGTGGAGAAGATTTTTTTCGCCGAATTGATAGGTACCAGCGGGGCTTTTTCCTGTAAGCGTTGCGTGATCCTGCAGCCAATAGACTTTATTACAG GAGATAAAACAGGAGATATAACAAATGGCTGCTATTATTGCCACGAGCTTAACAATGTTCACCATCCTACACATGGACAATTCGTTCGTGGTGGTGATTCATTGTACAAGCCAGACAAAGAATTGGAGTTAAAGGGTTCCTTTGCTTAG